Proteins co-encoded in one Octopus bimaculoides isolate UCB-OBI-ISO-001 chromosome 7, ASM119413v2, whole genome shotgun sequence genomic window:
- the LOC106879141 gene encoding uncharacterized protein LOC106879141 — protein MVLNTELNSQNKIAALNLKTVPVVQYYLDKMIVENFQSKKNLSMAWIDYRKAFDCVPHNWLLKTLEIYKTSPVVSKFLHGRRAKWNTRLVLHRSNGMSQSNNINIKTSLPPR, from the coding sequence ATGGTCCTGAATACCGAGCTGAACTCCCAGAATAAAATTGCAGCTCTAAACCTCAAGACGGTACCAGTTGTCCAGTATTACTTAGataaaatgattgtagagaattTCCAGAGCAAAAAGAACCTgagtatggcatggatagactacaggaaagCATTTGATTGTGTCCCACATAATTGGCTACTCAAGACCCTTGAGATATATAAGACCTCTCCTGTCGTCTCCAAATTCTTACACGGTAGGAGGGCCAAGTGGAATACACGTCTCGTTCTACACCGTAGTAATGGAATGAGCcaatctaacaacatcaacatcaaaacgAGTCTTCCTCCGAGGTGA